A single region of the Nakaseomyces glabratus chromosome D, complete sequence genome encodes:
- the AQY1 gene encoding aquaporin family protein (CAGL0D00154g~Has domain(s) with predicted transporter activity, role in transport and membrane localization) — translation METEHQADKNAELGYDSGSTVAPPNKYSTLRSRFNLGPDTMRNHVIAFFGELVGTFMFLWCAYVIANIANHDVLLDVYPDGSHPGQLIMIALGFGFSVMFSIWCFAGVSGGALNPAVSLSLALSRTITPMRCIVMWVAQMLGGMAAGGAASGMTPGPVLYANTLGNGCSRTRGLFLEMFGTTILCLTVLMTAVEKGESNFMCALPIGISLFIGHLALTGYTGTGVNPARSFGAALAARSFPVYHWIYWIGPLLGAILAWFVWQVLQWLDYSSYVTREKEAAAKTKVMVEP, via the coding sequence atgGAAACAGAACATCAGGCAGACAAAAATGCGGAATTGGGTTATGACAGTGGATCAACCGTTGCTCCCCCCAATAAATATAGTACATTACGCTCTAGGTTCAATTTAGGACCTGACACTATGAGAAATCATGTTATTGCCTTTTTTGGGGAGTTGGTTGGCACATTCATGTTTTTATGGTGTGCCTATGTTATTGCAAATATTGCAAATCATGATGTCTTGTTAGATGTATATCCAGATGGTTCCCATCCAGGCCAATTGATAATGATTGCGCTGGGTTTTGGGTTCTCAGTGATGTTTTCAATCTGGTGTTTTGCAGGTGTTTCTGGTGGTGCTTTAAATCCAGCTGTGTCTCTATCACTAGCACTTTCAAGAACTATTACACCAATGAGATGTATAGTGATGTGGGTTGCTCAAATGTTAGGAGGTATGGCTGCTGGTGGAGCTGCTAGTGGTATGACTCCAGGTCCTGTTTTGTACGCAAACACTTTAGGCAACGGCTGTTCAAGAACTAGAGGTTTGTTTTTAGAAATGTTTGGCACAACTATTTTATGTTTAACAGTACTAATGACAGCTGTGGAGAAAGGTGAGTCCAATTTCATGTGTGCATTGCCAATTGGTATATCTCTGTTTATTGGGCATCTTGCATTAACCGGTTACACAGGAACAGGTGTTAATCCTGCAAGATCATTTGGAGCAGCCTTGGCAGCAAGATCCTTCCCAGTGTATCACTGGATCTACTGGATTGGTCCTCTACTAGGTGCTATTTTGGCCTGGTTCGTGTGGCAAGTGCTTCAATGGTTAGACTATAGCAGCTACGTAACCAGAGAAAAGGAAGCAGCTGCTAAAACAAAGGTAATGGTTGAACCCTAA
- the GDH3 gene encoding glutamate dehydrogenase (NADP(+)) GDH3 (CAGL0D00176g~Ortholog(s) have glutamate dehydrogenase (NADP+) activity, role in glutamate biosynthetic process and cytosol, extracellular region, mitochondrion, nucleus localization) yields the protein MSSQVNEPEFQQAYHEVVSSLKDSSLFEKHPKYAKVLPVVSVPERIIQFRVTWENDNHEQEVATGYRVQFNSAKGPYKGGLRFHPSVNLSILKFLGFEQIFKNALTGLDMGGAKGGLCVDLKGRSDNEIRRICYAFMRELHRHIGADTDVPAGDIGVGGREIGYLFGAYRHYTNSWEGVLTGKGLNWGGSLIRPEATGYGLVYYTQSMIDYATKGKESFSGKRVAISGSGNVAQFAALKVIELGGIVVSLSDSKGCIISETGITTEQIASIAEAKIKFKSLEQIVGEYSAFAENKVEYVAGARPWTLVGKVDIALPCATQNEVSGDEAKALVAAGVKFVAEGSNMGCTPEAIDVFESSRATASAPGEAVWYAMGKNSNLGGVLTSGLEMAQNSQRMSWTSEEVDQELKKGMVNCFNDCIEAAEKYSNESNKNALPSLVKGGNIASFIKVADAMFDQGDVF from the coding sequence ATGTCTTCTCAAGTTAACGAACCAGAATTTCAACAAGCTTACCACGAAGTTGTTTCCTCTTTGAAGGACTCTTCTTTGTTCGAAAAGCACCCAAAATATGCTAAGGTTCTTCCAGTTGTCTCTGTCCCAGAGAGAATCATCCAATTCAGAGTTACTTGGGAAAATGACAACCACGAGCAAGAAGTTGCTACTGGTTACAGAGTCCAATTCAACTCCGCTAAGGGTCCATACAAGGGTGGTCTACGTTTCCATCCATCCGTCAACTTGTCTATTCTAAAGTTTTTGGGTTTTGAACAAATCTTCAAGAACGCTTTGACTGGTTTGGACATGGGTGGTGCCAAGGGTGGTCTATGTGTTGACCTAAAGGGTAGATCCGACAACGAAATCAGAAGAATCTGTTACGCTTTCATGAGAGAACTACACAGACACATTGGTGCTGACACCGATGTTCCAGCTGGTGACATCGGTGTTGGTGGTCGTGAAATCGGTTACTTGTTCGGTGCTTACAGACATTACACTAACTCCTGGGAAGGTGTCCTTACTGGTAAGGGTTTGAACTGGGGTGGTTCTTTGATCAGACCAGAAGCTACTGGTTACGGTCTAGTCTACTACACCCAGTCTATGATCGACTACGCCACCAAGGGTAAAGAATCTTTCTCTGGTAAGCGTGTTGCTATCTCTGGTAGTGGTAACGTTGCTCAATTCGCTGCTTTGAAGGTTATCGAACTAGGTGGTATTGTCGTCTCTCTATCTGATTCTAAGGGTTGTATCATCTCTGAAACCGGTATCACTACTGAACAGATCGCTTCTATTGCCGAAGCCAAGATCAAGTTCAAGTCCTTGGAACAAATTGTCGGTGAATACTCTGCTTTTGCTGAAAACAAGGTTGAATACGTTGCTGGTGCTCGTCCATGGACCTTAGTTGGTAAGGTTGACATTGCTCTGCCATGTGCTACCCAAAATGAAGTTTCCGGCGACGAAGCTAAGGCTTTGGTTGCTGCTGGTGTAAAGTTTGTTGCTGAAGGTTCCAACATGGGTTGTACTCCAGAAGCTATTGATGTCTTCGAAAGCTCTCGTGCTACCGCCTCTGCTCCAGGTGAAGCTGTGTGGTACGCTATGGGTAAGAACTCTAACCTGGGTGGTGTCTTGACCTCTGGTTTGGAAATGGCCCAAAACTCTCAAAGAATGTCTTGGACTAGTGAGGAAGTCGACcaagaattgaagaaggGTATGGTTAACTGTTTCAACGACTGTATTGAAGCCGCTGAAAAGTACAGCAACGAATCTAACAAGAACGCCTTGCCATCTTTGGTCAAGGGTGGTAACATTGCAAGTTTCATTAAGGTCGCTGATGCCATGTTCGACCAAGGTGATGTTTTCTAA
- a CDS encoding 2,3-butanediol dehydrogenase (CAGL0D00198g~Ortholog(s) have (R,R)-butanediol dehydrogenase activity, role in butanediol biosynthetic process and cytoplasm localization), protein MRSLAYFKTGDIHFTDKIDTPKINNDHELMIDVAWCGICGTDLHEFLEGPIFMPKDGDTHYLSGLDLPLPMGHEMSGIVKEVGKGVTRFKPGDRVVIEATTSCGDTHRWPKSKVAKGELCPACEMGLPNCCTHGSFQGLGSVGGGFAEQVVVGEKHVVKIPDKLPLDVAALVEPLSVAWHAARLAEFKEGSNALVLGSGPIGLAMILALKGMKAGKIVVSEPAKLRRELAEKLNVVVFNPTHTRAQNAIEKLKELSPKDHGFDYTFDCSGVQDTFNAAVKAACIQGHIVNVAIWGPKPVAFHPMDMTYGEKKLTGTMGYVTRDFEEVVDAIDKGYISIEECKLLITGRVKLEDGMEKGFHELIEHKETNVKILLTPNNHGELQ, encoded by the coding sequence ATGAGATCATTAGCTTACTTTAAGACAGGTGATATTCATTTTACTGACAAGATTGATACTCCAAAGATCAATAATGATCATGAATTGATGATCGATGTGGCATGGTGTGGTATTTGTGGTACCGACCTGCATGAGTTCTTAGAAGGTCCAATTTTCATGCCAAAGGATGGAGATACACATTATCTTTCCGGACTTGATCTACCGCTACCAATGGGTCATGAAATGTCAGGTATTGTGAAGGAAGTAGGTAAGGGTGTGACTCGCTTTAAGCCTGGTGACAGGGTTGTTATTGAAGCTACCACAAGTTGTGGTGATACTCACCGTTGGCCAAAGTCTAAAGTCGCTAAAGGTGAACTATGTCCTGCTTGTGAAATGGGTTTACCAAATTGTTGCACACACGGTAGTTTCCAAGGTTTAGGAtctgttggtggtggtttTGCCGAACaagttgttgttggtgAAAAGCATGTTGTTAAAATTCCAGACAAATTGCCATTGGATGTTGCCGCTTTGGTTGAGCCTTTGTCTGTCGCATGGCATGCCGCTAGATTAGCCGAATTCAAAGAAGGCTCTAATGCTTTGGTTTTGGGTTCTGGTCCAATTGGTTTGGCCATGATTCTTGCTTTGAAGGGTATGAAAGCTGGGAAGATTGTGGTTTCTGAGCCTGCCAAATTGAGAAGAGAACTAGCTGAGAAATTGAATGTCGTTGTTTTCAACCCAACTCATACAAGAGCACAAAATGCAattgagaaattgaaagaactATCTCCAAAAGATCACGGTTTTGACTACACCTTTGACTGTTCTGGTGTTCAGGATACATTCAATGCAGCAGTTAAAGCTGCTTGTATTCAGGGTCACATTGTGAATGTGGCTATTTGGGGTCCCAAACCGGTAGCCTTCCATCCAATGGATATGACCTATGGTGAGAAGAAGCTTACTGGTACTATGGGCTATGTTACCAGAGATTTTGAGGAAGTTGTTGATGCCATTGATAAGGGATATATTTCCATTGAGGAGTGTAAGCTATTGATTACTGGTAGAGTTAAATTGGAAGATGGTATGGAGAAGGGGTTCCATGAATTGATTGAGCATAAGGAAACTAATGTCAAGATTTTGTTGACCCCAAATAATCATGGAGAGTTACAATGA
- the ECM1 gene encoding Ecm1p (CAGL0D00220g~Ortholog(s) have role in ribosomal large subunit export from nucleus and nucleolus, preribosome, large subunit precursor localization), with amino-acid sequence MAKKISKNSRAARQYDLTDLAPKELQNLPRAENTDLTNIMIRTAAKNESLLEAKIRKKKDSKNKVSKKDFEKKIAKSVKIMEKERLERALNITNRLDGKIAKSISRAKYVQSSRKAGWDSINASIKKELLVQALEAEEEEKKNEEAEKEGDIEVDEMYDSAKIETTTEVKPQSVEPQNLFALLPLDTDE; translated from the coding sequence ATGGCTAagaaaatttcaaaaaactcCAGAGCTGCAAGACAATATGATCTAACTGATTTAGCTCCCAAAGAACTCCAGAATCTTCCGAGAGCAGAAAATACTGATCTAACTAATATAATGATCAGAACAGCTGCAAAAAATGAGTCTCTTTTAGAAGCAAAGataaggaagaagaaggacaGCAAGAACAAAGTGTCAAAGAAAgactttgaaaagaaaattgcCAAATCAGTCAAAATCATGGAGAAAGAGCGTCTAGAAAGGGCTTTGAATATCACAAATCGTCTCGACGGTAAAATTGCCAAATCTATTTCAAGAGCAAAGTATGTGCAAAGTTCGAGAAAGGCTGGCTGGGATAGTATAAATGCGTCAATTAAAAAGGAATTGCTGGTACAAGCTTTggaagcagaagaagaggagaagaaaaatgaagaagctgaaaagGAAGGGGACATTGAGGTTGATGAAATGTATGACTCAGCTAAGATAGAAACTACAACAGAAGTCAAACCCCAATCTGTTGAGCCACAAAATTTGTTTGCATTGCTTCCGCTTGATACAGACGAATGA
- the CNE1 gene encoding calnexin (CAGL0D00242g~Ortholog(s) have unfolded protein binding activity, role in protein folding, ubiquitin-dependent ERAD pathway and integral component of endoplasmic reticulum membrane localization) has product MKSIGLLGLFFTAAHVHGRHLPINSTNISGFWEDFETYKTNEDLKEVWHSSEAVDEHGRKLFPASWKLFHNPDYVESNRKGLLVKSPGKYAMIGRNIEKPVNLSDSELLVIQYEVKSTKDPHCEGAFIKLFHNMYLESLTNYDRKAGVKYDLLFGPDFCLPDTNMVRFEWRNRKDKEEKKLIFSPKSKLNDGQHKNHLYTMILDLGNKILEIRIDGKVVLATSLNDSQHFKDTKYMSTTDTHEDSSEFNFSIDGLTFDIWGTLSGIVFKNVYIGNSIEEAEIIGNNTYLPNALKENDLILKKLKVKNDGKVPNAKSPYDDNIYSQNLFDILFDKLVGLLEGLSIKHMITVLLVLIPYMLYYLARNHEMKKRIRTEDIVEINK; this is encoded by the coding sequence ATGAAATCAATTGGCTTATTGGGCCTATTCTTTACAGCAGCACATGTCCATGGACGTCACCTACCTATCAACAGTACAAATATATCTGGCTTTTGGGAGGACTTTGAGACTTATAAGACTAATGAGGATCTGAAGGAAGTATGGCATTCTTCAGAAGCAGTTGATGAGCATGGTAGAAAATTATTTCCTGCCTCTTGGAAGCTCTTTCATAATCCGGACTATGTGGAATCAAATCGGAAAGGGTTGCTTGTTAAGTCACCTGGGAAGTATGCTATGATTGGTAGAAATATCGAAAAACCTGTAAACTTATCAGACTCTGAACTGTTGGTGATACAATATGAGGTTAAGAGTACGAAAGATCCACATTGTGAGGGTGCCTTCATCAAGTTATTTCATAATATGTATCTGGAAAGCCTTACTAACTATGATAGAAAAGCTGGAGTCAAATATGATCTTTTATTTGGTCCTGATTTCTGTCTACCAGATACAAACATGGTCCGGTTCGAATGGAGGAATAGGAAGgacaaagaagagaaaaaactAATTTTTAGCCCCAAGAGTAAATTGAATGATGGTCAGCACAAGAATCATCTATATACAATGATATTGGATCTAGGTAATAAAATACTAGAAATACGAATTGATGGGAAAGTTGTATTAGCTACATCGCTTAATGACAGTCAACATTTTAAGGATACCAAATACATGTCTACAACTGATACTCATGAGGATTCATCAGagtttaatttttcaattgatgGTCTTACGTTTGATATCTGGGGCACATTATCCGGTATTGTGTTcaaaaatgtatatatcGGGAACAGTATTGAAGAAGCAGAAATTATAGGCAATAATACATACCTTCCCAATGctttaaaagaaaatgatcTCATCTTAAAAAAGTTGAAGGTCAAGAATGATGGAAAGGTTCCAAATGCAAAATCCCCTTATGATGACAATATATATTCGCAGAATTTgtttgatattttgtttgATAAATTGGTAGGTTTATTGGAAGGGCTATCGATAAAGCATATGATAACTGTGCTCTTAGTACTAATTCCATATATGCTTTATTATCTGGCCAGAAAtcatgaaatgaaaaaaagaattcGGACGGAAGATATTgtagaaataaataaataa
- the NUD1 gene encoding NUD1 (CAGL0D00264g~Putative nuclear phosphatase regulatory subunit; gene is downregulated in azole-resistant strain) — translation MHIAPDRALTPLNLNGGFQIPYSSHSFKDDDIDDNSNGSKSSDKFKYATQLDNSLDLSRDELVFKERNVSGRVNLTDTQGKPYSFLCNTDASISQIPFKPKTKIIRELNVQGKGLLHLNLNNYRDLETLNCSYNCIADLEFLNDGYHLTQINMSHNQVRSLTTLENTPLRHLDLSYNLIEGCIDFRELMHGSRDKLGWASLEYLCLTGNKIKELKNIHLLTNLRVLLVDNNNLEKVDNLHLLRYLETVSLMKNFNLPHLELKCLPLMQLKELHIDACKCLREWKICPPHIEVFEICNGAICDIPKWEYFPPNLKILKISNISGLRELPSNLYQIIPTVQRLDLTDNDLHDLKNILRAIPTTQLKYINLCRNPVTKQLSRRTAQNYEHVFRIACQIIENVHLVD, via the coding sequence ATGCACATTGCCCCTGATCGAGCCTTAACTCCACTGAATTTAAATGGAGGCTTTCAAATACCGTATAGCAGTCATTCAttcaaagatgatgatattgatgataacTCGAATGGTAGCAAAAGCAGTGATAAATTCAAGTATGCTACACAACTCGATAATAGCTTGGATTTAAGTAGAGATGAATTGGTctttaaagaaagaaacgTTTCTGGAAGGGTAAATCTGACAGACACACAAGGGAAACCTTACTCTTTTTTATGTAATACAGATGCTAGTATATCGCAGATACCATTTAAACcgaaaacaaaaataatcaGAGAATTAAATGTTCAAGGTAAAGGATTATTACATTTGAATCTAAACAATTATAGAGATTTGGAAACTTTGAACTGCTCTTATAATTGTATAGCCGATCTCGAATTCTTGAATGATGGCTATCACCTTACACAAATCAATATGTCTCATAATCAAGTTAGAAGCTTAACTACCTTAGAAAATACTCCGCTGAGACATTTAGACCTTTCATATAATTTAATAGAAGGTTGCATTGACTTTCGTGAACTAATGCATGGATCAAGAGATAAATTAGGATGGGCTTCATTAGAATATTTGTGTCTAACGGgcaataaaattaaagagttaaaaaatatacacTTGTTAACCAATCTACGTGTATTATTGGTAGACAATAACAACTTAGAGAAGGTAGACAACCTGCATTTATTACGTTACTTGGAAACTGTAAGTTTaatgaagaatttcaaCTTACCTCATTTAGAATTAAAATGCCTTCCTTTAATGCAGTTAAAAGAGCTACACATTGATGCATGCAAATGCTTAAGAGAATGGAAAATATGTCCGCCACATATTGAGGTTTTTGAGATATGTAATGGTGCAATTTGTGATATTCCAAAATGGGAATATTTTCCTccaaatttaaaaatactaaaaatttcaaatattagTGGACTACGGGAATTGCCATCAAATTTATATCAAATTATCCCTACAGTTCAACGTCTGGATCTTACAGATAATGACTTACAtgatttaaaaaatattcttcGCGCTATACCTACAACTCAATTGAAATACATCAATCTTTGTAGAAACCCAGTAACGAAACAATTGAGTCGAAGAACTGCCCAAAATTATGAGCATGTTTTTCGAATTGCCTGCCAGATAATAGAAAATGTTCATTTAGTTGATTAA